One part of the Streptomyces ferrugineus genome encodes these proteins:
- a CDS encoding FAD-dependent monooxygenase, translating to MDLRTASKGTVLVSGASIAGPAVAFWLHRFGFAVTVVEKSAGPRGGGYPIDVRGTAVEVARRMGILPRLREAHIESRRLTFLNADGSQAAVVHPQAVAGGVEGRDVEVPRGDLTDALYGAVRDEVEFVFDDSVEVLTEHEHGVDVTFRSGVRRGFDLVLGADGLHSHTRKLVFGPERQFHRHLGYRFAVFAMPNTYGLSHEVLIWNTPGRAAALYAVRDSEELHAFLNFADPEPPHEVLRDPEAQRDLVAAAFAHDGWEIPAMVAAMRDADEPFFDTVSQIRMPRWSSGRVALVGDAAHAPSFLTGQGSSLALVGAYMLARSLAVHRDHTAAFAAYERDIRGFVELNQAQVGDGDAALFPTTAEALERRNDRLRGLTALPPATGRPAHTALTLPGDSAALAF from the coding sequence ATGGACCTGAGAACCGCTTCGAAAGGCACGGTCCTGGTCTCCGGCGCGAGCATCGCGGGTCCCGCCGTGGCGTTCTGGCTGCACCGGTTCGGGTTCGCGGTGACGGTGGTGGAAAAGTCCGCCGGACCGCGCGGCGGCGGCTACCCGATCGACGTGCGGGGCACCGCGGTGGAGGTGGCCCGCCGGATGGGAATCCTGCCGAGGCTCCGCGAGGCGCATATCGAGTCGCGCCGGTTGACCTTCCTCAACGCCGATGGCAGCCAGGCGGCGGTGGTGCATCCACAGGCGGTGGCCGGCGGGGTCGAGGGACGTGACGTCGAGGTGCCCCGCGGGGATCTGACGGACGCCCTGTACGGGGCCGTCCGGGACGAGGTGGAGTTCGTGTTCGACGACTCCGTCGAGGTGCTCACGGAACACGAGCACGGTGTCGACGTCACCTTCCGCAGCGGCGTCCGGCGCGGCTTCGACCTGGTCCTGGGCGCGGACGGGCTGCACTCGCACACCCGGAAGCTGGTGTTCGGCCCCGAGCGGCAGTTCCACCGCCATCTGGGATACCGCTTCGCCGTGTTCGCCATGCCCAACACCTATGGGCTCTCCCACGAAGTACTCATCTGGAACACCCCCGGAAGGGCCGCGGCGCTCTACGCCGTCAGAGACAGCGAGGAGCTGCACGCGTTCCTCAACTTCGCCGACCCCGAACCACCGCACGAGGTCCTTCGCGACCCCGAGGCACAACGGGACCTCGTCGCCGCCGCCTTCGCCCACGACGGATGGGAGATCCCGGCCATGGTCGCCGCGATGCGCGACGCGGACGAGCCGTTCTTCGACACCGTGAGCCAGATCCGCATGCCGCGCTGGTCCAGCGGCCGGGTCGCGCTCGTCGGCGACGCCGCCCACGCCCCGTCGTTCCTGACCGGTCAGGGGTCCAGCCTCGCCCTCGTCGGCGCCTACATGCTCGCCCGCTCGCTGGCCGTCCACCGTGACCACACCGCGGCCTTCGCCGCCTACGAACGCGACATCCGCGGATTCGTCGAACTGAACCAGGCACAGGTCGGTGACGGCGACGCGGCGCTCTTCCCCACCACCGCCGAAGCCCTTGAGAGACGCAACGACAGGCTTCGCGGCCTGACCGCCCTGCCACCGGCGACCGGTCGCCCGGCCCACACGGCCCTCACCCTGCCCGGGGACTCGGCCGCACTCGCCTTCTAG
- a CDS encoding VOC family protein, protein MEQRITLITLGVSDLARSKAFYEGLGWRGQEVEETVFFQAGGLGLVLWSRDKLARDCGLEPGAAGGFGGIVLAHNVRSEAEVDALLAAVERAGGTVTKPAAVNEIGFYSSAFVDPDGHAWEVAHNPAFPLAEDGSVTLPDFGAA, encoded by the coding sequence ATGGAACAGCGCATCACGTTGATCACGCTGGGGGTCTCCGATCTCGCCCGTTCCAAGGCCTTCTACGAGGGGCTGGGCTGGCGGGGGCAGGAGGTCGAGGAGACCGTCTTCTTCCAGGCGGGCGGTCTGGGGCTGGTGCTGTGGAGCCGGGACAAGCTGGCCCGGGACTGCGGTCTGGAGCCCGGGGCGGCGGGCGGGTTCGGCGGGATCGTCCTCGCGCACAACGTCCGCTCCGAGGCCGAGGTGGACGCGCTGCTCGCGGCGGTGGAGCGGGCCGGCGGGACGGTCACCAAGCCCGCGGCCGTCAATGAGATCGGCTTCTACTCCAGCGCCTTCGTCGACCCCGACGGCCACGCCTGGGAGGTCGCCCACAACCCCGCCTTCCCTCTCGCCGAGGACGGCTCGGTCACCCTCCCCGACTTCGGCGCGGCCTGA
- a CDS encoding response regulator — translation MTIRVLIADDQMMVREGFSVLLNAMPDIEVVGEAVNGREAVDRVRELTPDVVLMDIRMPELNGIEATREIVAADGAAKVLVLTTFDLDEYVYQALRAGASGFLLKDASARQLADGVRVVAAGEALLAPSVTRRLITEFSKLSDSPRLMPSAHAAYGDLTERETEVLVLIAQGLSNSEIAERLVVAESTIKTHVSRILVKLGLRDRTQAAVFAYEARLVTPG, via the coding sequence ATGACCATCCGTGTGCTGATCGCGGACGACCAGATGATGGTGCGCGAGGGCTTCTCGGTCCTGCTGAACGCGATGCCGGACATCGAGGTCGTCGGCGAGGCGGTCAACGGCCGCGAGGCGGTGGACCGGGTCCGTGAGCTCACCCCGGACGTCGTGCTGATGGACATCCGTATGCCGGAGCTGAACGGCATCGAGGCGACCCGGGAGATCGTCGCGGCGGACGGCGCGGCCAAGGTGCTGGTGCTGACCACCTTCGACCTCGACGAGTACGTGTACCAGGCGTTGCGCGCGGGAGCCTCCGGCTTCCTGCTCAAGGACGCCTCGGCGCGCCAGCTCGCCGACGGGGTGCGGGTGGTGGCGGCCGGCGAGGCGCTGCTCGCCCCCTCGGTCACCAGGCGGCTGATCACGGAGTTCTCCAAGCTGTCCGACTCCCCACGCCTGATGCCGTCCGCGCACGCGGCGTACGGGGATCTGACCGAGCGGGAGACGGAGGTGCTGGTGCTGATCGCGCAGGGCCTGTCGAACTCGGAGATCGCCGAGCGGCTGGTGGTCGCCGAGTCGACGATCAAGACCCATGTCAGCCGGATCCTGGTGAAGCTGGGGTTGCGGGACCGTACGCAGGCGGCGGTGTTCGCGTACGAGGCGCGGCTGGTCACGCCGGGCTGA
- a CDS encoding sensor histidine kinase, whose protein sequence is MNGEESGPESEERRIVPAVADGARPPQGSPALGDEPASRPRRRLRKALGASPSPTFPHLSRYRWLRWLTVLLTCWIALGVFLAGGSDMSYDYGLGVAQGLLASGVQGVAVVLALRWPGRAWALSLGGAVVTALAVREMLPPRQPGPNWPWSTSEILAHAAILLLLALRPTTRMALAALAATGLATFVVQGIIGGGQYSSTGVTAVAVFAVAVLVGTALRGRREARTQLVEQETLTAEERARRTLLEERSRIARELHDVVAHHMSVISIQAQVAPHLVENPSEELRENLAGIRQNALDALTELRRVLGVLRSETPEGTEDPYGLGGPGTGAAPDAPQPVLDRLDALIENTRAAGLDVVTDIRGEAPPYPTGVELSAYRIIQEALSNALRHAPGSEVRVEVSHDFRGLHLGVVNSRPQHPAPATPGAGHGLLGMRERAAMLGGHLTAAPTQHGGFAVSAFLPRGDTPAPSHPPTGEPTP, encoded by the coding sequence GTGAACGGCGAGGAGTCCGGCCCCGAGTCCGAGGAGAGGCGCATTGTTCCCGCGGTCGCCGACGGCGCTCGGCCCCCGCAGGGGTCGCCCGCACTCGGCGACGAACCCGCGTCCAGGCCCCGCCGCCGTCTGCGCAAGGCCCTCGGCGCATCCCCCTCCCCGACGTTCCCGCACCTGTCCAGGTACCGCTGGCTGCGCTGGCTGACGGTCCTGCTGACCTGCTGGATCGCTCTCGGCGTCTTCCTCGCCGGCGGCAGCGACATGAGCTACGACTACGGACTCGGCGTCGCTCAGGGCCTGTTGGCCAGTGGTGTCCAGGGTGTGGCGGTCGTCCTCGCCCTGCGCTGGCCGGGTCGTGCCTGGGCCCTGTCACTGGGCGGCGCGGTCGTCACGGCGCTGGCCGTCCGCGAGATGCTCCCGCCCCGCCAGCCGGGCCCCAACTGGCCTTGGAGCACATCGGAGATCCTCGCCCATGCCGCCATCCTCCTTCTGCTCGCCCTGAGACCGACGACGCGCATGGCGCTCGCCGCCCTGGCGGCGACCGGCCTGGCGACATTCGTCGTGCAGGGGATCATCGGCGGGGGGCAGTACTCGTCGACGGGAGTGACGGCGGTCGCCGTCTTCGCCGTGGCCGTCCTCGTCGGCACCGCCTTGCGCGGCCGCAGGGAGGCCCGCACCCAACTCGTCGAGCAGGAGACACTCACCGCCGAGGAGCGGGCCCGGCGCACCCTGCTGGAGGAGCGCAGCCGCATCGCCCGCGAGCTGCACGACGTGGTCGCCCACCACATGTCGGTGATCTCCATCCAGGCCCAGGTGGCCCCGCACCTGGTGGAGAACCCCTCCGAGGAGCTGCGGGAGAACCTCGCCGGCATCCGGCAGAACGCCCTGGACGCTCTCACCGAGCTGCGCCGTGTGCTGGGCGTCCTGCGCTCCGAGACCCCCGAGGGCACGGAGGACCCCTACGGACTCGGCGGACCCGGCACCGGAGCCGCTCCCGACGCCCCGCAGCCCGTGCTGGACCGGCTGGACGCCCTCATCGAGAACACCCGTGCCGCCGGACTGGACGTCGTCACCGACATCAGGGGCGAGGCTCCCCCGTACCCCACGGGCGTGGAACTGTCGGCGTACCGGATCATCCAGGAGGCGCTCAGCAACGCGCTGCGGCACGCACCGGGCTCGGAGGTGCGGGTCGAGGTCTCCCACGACTTCCGCGGCCTGCATCTGGGCGTCGTCAACTCCCGCCCGCAGCACCCCGCTCCGGCCACCCCGGGCGCGGGACACGGCCTGCTCGGCATGCGCGAGCGCGCGGCCATGCTCGGCGGCCACCTCACCGCGGCCCCTACCCAGCACGGCGGGTTCGCGGTCTCGGCCTTCCTCCCGCGGGGCGACACCCCGGCACCTTCCCACCCCCCGACAGGAGAACCGACTCCATGA
- a CDS encoding acyltransferase family protein: MAESTATARLRGAWKGVHRGAAQVDAATPADRDRAVDALRAFAILGVVLGHWLVTALVADDGGAGLHTASPLHYLPWLAPISWLFQTLAVFFLVGGHVATRGYTSARERGTTYGQWLRSRLSRLFKPVAAVLVLWTVASALLLLSGTDADTVHTLCKLALSPLWFLLVFAALTAATPLLLRLNPLWPLAVVLHVDLIRFGLGGPHWLGWVNVAAGWLVPFTLGAAWTRGELERRRAGWILLTGGAAATAALIAWAGYPASMVGVPGAGVSNLNPPTLAAVTFGLAQCGLALLLRAPLRRVMRRPLAWAAVALLNLSAMTIFLWHQTALMATTATALTAGHLPGLHTVPDHLAWVASRVLWLPVFTLALALCWTAFRGYEQGPRRPTGRASRVIRSRPAARGTEAKAHHHV; the protein is encoded by the coding sequence ATGGCTGAGTCGACGGCGACAGCCCGCCTGCGTGGCGCGTGGAAGGGCGTACACCGGGGCGCCGCCCAGGTCGATGCCGCCACCCCCGCCGACCGCGACCGGGCGGTCGACGCCCTGCGGGCCTTCGCCATCCTCGGCGTGGTCCTGGGCCACTGGCTGGTGACGGCCCTGGTGGCGGACGACGGAGGGGCGGGCCTGCACACCGCGAGCCCGCTCCACTACCTGCCCTGGCTGGCCCCGATCTCCTGGCTCTTCCAGACCCTCGCCGTGTTCTTCCTGGTCGGCGGCCATGTGGCCACCCGCGGCTACACCTCGGCCCGGGAGCGCGGCACGACATACGGGCAGTGGCTGAGATCCCGGCTGTCCCGCCTGTTCAAACCGGTGGCGGCGGTCCTCGTCCTGTGGACGGTGGCGTCGGCGCTGCTGCTCCTGTCGGGCACGGACGCCGACACCGTCCACACCCTGTGCAAACTGGCGCTGTCCCCGCTGTGGTTCCTCCTGGTCTTCGCCGCGCTGACGGCGGCGACGCCCCTGTTGCTGCGCCTCAACCCGCTGTGGCCGCTGGCAGTCGTCCTCCATGTGGACCTCATCCGCTTCGGCCTGGGCGGCCCGCACTGGCTCGGCTGGGTGAACGTGGCGGCGGGCTGGCTGGTGCCGTTCACCCTGGGCGCGGCCTGGACCCGGGGCGAGCTGGAGCGGCGGCGGGCGGGCTGGATCCTGCTGACCGGCGGCGCGGCGGCGACGGCCGCGCTCATCGCCTGGGCCGGCTATCCGGCGTCGATGGTCGGCGTCCCCGGTGCCGGTGTCTCCAACCTCAACCCACCGACGCTGGCCGCGGTCACCTTCGGGCTGGCGCAGTGCGGCCTGGCGCTGCTGCTGCGCGCACCGCTGCGCCGCGTGATGCGCCGCCCCCTGGCCTGGGCGGCGGTGGCCCTGCTCAACCTCTCCGCGATGACGATCTTCCTGTGGCACCAGACGGCGCTGATGGCCACCACGGCCACGGCCCTGACGGCAGGTCACCTCCCCGGCCTGCACACGGTCCCCGACCACCTCGCCTGGGTGGCCTCCCGTGTGCTCTGGCTCCCGGTGTTCACTCTGGCCCTGGCGCTGTGCTGGACGGCGTTCCGCGGGTATGAGCAGGGCCCGCGCCGCCCGACCGGCCGTGCGTCCCGAGTGATCCGTTCCCGCCCGGCCGCTCGCGGCACGGAAGCGAAGGCACACCACCATGTCTAG
- a CDS encoding alpha/beta hydrolase yields the protein MGRTTGAAAASGSRKAFEASGSSGPSGSSGPGGSSGPGGSTRSSGSSLAQGPRAGRRTYGGERAGGGERAGEAERTGECKTPRRTHRRRRALLAALITAAVVVPLSGAARPEIPAPAPAALPPVTATTLDETYEANRANAAEASRMAAAHGNRDRAAADREMADASRQFLTFDGRGAGLATEVFGDLAHADRVAVLVPGSDTSIDTYDRFRDAARALYERLTREAPRGTSTAVVAWLGYETPGTVSTTVTTTGRAEQAAPKLREFLRRLRAVTGREAHLSLLCHSYGSVVCGRAASHLDVDDIALVGSPGTGADTAAALHTPARVWAGRGGDDWVAEVPHVSVDLLGTTVGFGTDPISPSFGAHVFAAGDGGHSDYFRPGSTSLANLTRIVLGETSEVTHG from the coding sequence ATGGGGCGTACGACGGGGGCCGCCGCGGCGAGCGGGTCGCGCAAGGCGTTCGAGGCGAGCGGGTCGAGTGGGCCAAGCGGGTCGAGTGGGCCAGGCGGGTCGAGTGGGCCAGGCGGGTCGACCAGGTCGAGCGGGTCGAGTCTGGCGCAGGGCCCGCGCGCCGGGCGGCGGACCTACGGGGGCGAGCGGGCCGGCGGGGGCGAGCGGGCCGGTGAGGCCGAGCGGACCGGTGAGTGCAAGACGCCCCGCCGTACCCACCGTCGGCGCCGGGCTCTCCTCGCCGCCCTGATCACCGCCGCCGTGGTCGTCCCCCTGTCCGGTGCCGCCCGCCCGGAGATACCCGCCCCGGCCCCCGCCGCCCTCCCACCCGTGACGGCGACGACGCTGGACGAGACGTACGAGGCCAACCGGGCCAACGCCGCCGAGGCGTCCCGCATGGCCGCGGCCCACGGCAACCGGGACCGCGCCGCCGCGGATCGTGAGATGGCCGACGCGTCCCGTCAGTTCCTCACCTTCGACGGCCGCGGTGCCGGCCTCGCGACGGAGGTCTTCGGCGACCTGGCCCACGCCGACCGCGTCGCGGTCCTGGTCCCGGGCTCCGACACGTCCATCGACACCTACGACCGTTTCCGCGACGCCGCCCGCGCCCTGTACGAGCGGCTCACCCGGGAGGCCCCGCGAGGCACGAGCACCGCCGTGGTGGCCTGGCTCGGCTACGAGACCCCGGGCACGGTCAGCACCACGGTCACGACGACCGGCCGAGCCGAACAGGCCGCCCCGAAGCTGCGGGAGTTCCTACGGCGGCTGCGCGCCGTCACCGGCCGGGAGGCCCACCTCTCGCTCCTGTGCCACTCCTACGGCTCGGTGGTGTGCGGCCGCGCCGCCTCCCACCTGGACGTGGACGACATCGCCCTGGTCGGCAGCCCCGGCACCGGCGCGGACACCGCCGCGGCCCTGCACACCCCGGCCCGGGTCTGGGCGGGCCGCGGCGGTGACGACTGGGTGGCGGAGGTGCCGCACGTCAGCGTCGACCTGCTCGGCACGACCGTCGGCTTCGGCACCGACCCGATCTCCCCGTCGTTCGGCGCCCATGTCTTCGCGGCGGGCGACGGCGGCCACAGCGACTACTTCAGGCCGGGGTCGACGTCCCTGGCGAACCTGACCCGCATCGTCCTGGGCGAGACCTCGGAGGTGACCCATGGCTGA
- a CDS encoding MFS transporter — protein sequence MSTGHTDTGLHTRWNGRLIGLVAVLAMVNFVVDSAITAPLVVLPEMLDHFDTDQAAWLNATAMLAGVLWAPLLGKSADIYGRRKVLVLTLCLSCAGAVLCAVAPGIWVFVPGRMLQGAALASVFLSVAIVRGICAPRIAMIIVGIVTSGSAVLNIASRFLIEKLAVEFGFQILFFLSAVVAAVMAICVHKVLPESPIRTPGRIDIGGALLLGGGLAGVLGYVSLGSDFGWLAPGPLALLVGGVAALARWFLVSSRKPDPLIDVRDLGGPLVLTLLVVFLAAGSYQSMLQLIPLIGDVSADQRLGYGLADQGSVALLLAAPGVGVTLGGPGAGWIAARIGPALTLAGAIMLGTVVTVGMFLGASQLLAALACGFLLGVTVGALGTSGFNMAGSLAPAERQGIVSSLVMVMVSIGSVVLDFAGAAVLKSTAVVVDGETTNSATGVYGYIAVASGAFAIAAVLAVMLVRSTRLSRDSSSPDLEREAV from the coding sequence GTGAGCACCGGACACACCGACACCGGACTGCACACGAGATGGAACGGGCGGCTCATCGGCCTGGTGGCCGTCCTGGCCATGGTGAACTTCGTGGTCGACTCGGCCATCACCGCGCCGCTGGTCGTCCTCCCGGAGATGCTCGACCACTTCGACACCGACCAGGCGGCGTGGCTCAACGCCACCGCGATGCTGGCGGGCGTGCTGTGGGCGCCCCTGCTCGGAAAGAGCGCCGACATCTACGGCAGGCGCAAAGTGCTCGTGCTGACGTTATGCCTGAGCTGCGCGGGCGCCGTCCTGTGCGCGGTGGCTCCCGGCATCTGGGTGTTCGTGCCGGGGCGCATGCTGCAGGGAGCGGCACTGGCCAGCGTGTTTCTCTCCGTCGCCATCGTTCGAGGGATCTGCGCACCCCGGATCGCGATGATCATCGTGGGCATCGTGACCTCCGGCTCCGCGGTGCTCAACATCGCGTCCCGTTTCCTCATCGAGAAACTGGCCGTGGAGTTCGGCTTCCAGATCCTGTTCTTCCTCTCGGCCGTCGTCGCGGCCGTGATGGCGATCTGTGTGCACAAGGTCCTTCCCGAGTCCCCGATCAGGACACCGGGCAGGATCGACATCGGTGGTGCCCTCCTGCTCGGCGGAGGTCTCGCCGGGGTGCTCGGCTACGTCAGTCTGGGCTCGGACTTCGGCTGGCTCGCCCCCGGTCCGCTGGCCCTCCTCGTCGGGGGCGTCGCCGCACTGGCCAGGTGGTTCCTGGTCTCGAGCCGAAAGCCCGACCCCCTGATCGACGTCAGGGACCTCGGTGGGCCGCTGGTGCTCACGCTCCTCGTCGTCTTCCTCGCGGCCGGTTCGTACCAGAGCATGCTTCAGCTCATCCCGCTCATCGGCGACGTCTCGGCGGATCAGCGACTCGGGTACGGACTGGCCGACCAGGGATCCGTGGCCCTGCTGCTCGCGGCGCCCGGAGTCGGCGTCACGCTCGGAGGTCCGGGGGCCGGATGGATCGCCGCACGCATCGGACCGGCCCTGACGCTGGCCGGGGCGATCATGCTCGGAACGGTGGTGACCGTCGGGATGTTCCTCGGCGCTTCCCAGCTTCTCGCGGCGCTCGCCTGCGGGTTCCTGCTGGGCGTCACGGTGGGAGCGCTCGGGACGTCCGGCTTCAACATGGCGGGGAGCCTGGCGCCCGCCGAACGGCAGGGCATCGTGTCCAGCCTGGTCATGGTCATGGTCTCGATCGGGTCCGTGGTGCTGGACTTCGCGGGCGCGGCCGTGCTCAAGTCGACCGCCGTGGTCGTCGACGGCGAGACGACGAACTCGGCCACGGGCGTGTACGGCTATATCGCGGTCGCTTCCGGCGCGTTCGCGATCGCCGCGGTGCTGGCCGTGATGCTCGTGCGAAGCACCCGCCTCAGCCGCGACTCGTCCTCGCCCGACCTCGAGCGGGAGGCGGTGTGA
- a CDS encoding TetR/AcrR family transcriptional regulator codes for MGRRRGEALEAAILEAAWDELSERGYTHLTVDSVARRAGTSKPVLYRRWADKQQLVEAAVVRRNALQRVTPPDTGSLRGDLIATLTELSEKQGPFLVQLSLLLTGYFAETDTSFAELREMFVAGRRSGRDEIMERAIERGEIDPAKLTPRIASLPFDLLRGETMMTLRPVPPEAIEEIVDTIFLPLVR; via the coding sequence GTGGGACGACGGCGCGGCGAAGCGCTCGAGGCGGCGATCCTCGAAGCGGCCTGGGACGAGTTGAGCGAGCGGGGTTACACGCACCTGACCGTCGACTCCGTCGCCCGGCGGGCCGGCACCAGCAAACCGGTGCTCTACCGGCGCTGGGCGGACAAGCAGCAGCTGGTCGAGGCGGCGGTCGTACGCCGCAATGCCCTCCAGCGGGTCACCCCGCCCGACACCGGGTCCCTGCGCGGCGACCTGATCGCCACCCTCACCGAGTTGAGCGAGAAGCAGGGGCCGTTCCTCGTCCAGCTCAGCCTGCTGCTCACCGGCTACTTCGCCGAGACCGACACCAGCTTCGCCGAGCTGCGCGAGATGTTCGTCGCCGGGCGCCGCTCCGGACGCGACGAGATCATGGAGCGCGCCATCGAGCGCGGCGAGATCGATCCGGCCAAGCTCACGCCACGGATCGCCTCACTCCCCTTCGACCTGCTGCGAGGCGAGACGATGATGACGCTGCGGCCGGTCCCACCCGAGGCGATCGAGGAGATCGTCGACACGATCTTCCTGCCGCTGGTCCGCTGA
- a CDS encoding sensor histidine kinase, with product MTETTQMPTPPPGDEAKPRSPEFRIAADALRGLRQDLFHDAFAYHPLARMSVDGPVTRRLPGRLREYAAWTPHTLITGIAVITLFMGAVDNDGVAAMIGPLAAFPILLTMLRPIGAFWLSMAATPVSQVFGSTDDGWPWQPANFACHLTVLTVVAIRTRPRTAGYMWALTAAYGFVADVILGPSYYYSDDTAPMLVFSALILLVVAIWHTRREARQEVTAQQTVTAHERSRRTRLEERTNIARELHDVVAHHMSVVAIQAEAAPYRVENPPPELERAFATIRENAVAALTELRRVLGVVRAEDYEAPDAPQPTLADLDGLLANVRDTGLSVEKTVTGAVRALPQGVELSAYRIVQEALSNSLRHAPGASARVEIAYVLGGLGLRIVNGPPPAPGLVKPSPGAGHGITGMRERVTMLNGEMTAGPTDDGGYEVTVFLPVAVTTEDAS from the coding sequence GTGACCGAGACGACCCAGATGCCGACCCCGCCGCCGGGGGACGAGGCCAAACCGCGCAGCCCGGAGTTCCGGATCGCCGCGGACGCCCTGCGCGGGCTGCGGCAGGACCTGTTCCACGACGCCTTCGCCTACCACCCGCTGGCCCGCATGAGCGTGGACGGACCGGTGACCCGGCGGCTGCCGGGCCGGCTGCGGGAGTACGCGGCCTGGACACCGCACACCCTGATCACCGGGATCGCCGTGATCACGCTGTTCATGGGCGCCGTGGACAACGACGGTGTGGCCGCCATGATCGGTCCGCTCGCCGCGTTCCCCATCCTGCTGACCATGCTCCGGCCCATCGGCGCGTTCTGGCTGTCCATGGCGGCCACCCCGGTCAGCCAGGTCTTCGGCAGCACCGACGACGGCTGGCCGTGGCAGCCCGCGAACTTCGCCTGCCATCTGACCGTGCTCACGGTCGTGGCCATACGCACCCGACCGCGCACGGCGGGGTACATGTGGGCGCTCACCGCGGCATACGGCTTCGTGGCCGACGTGATCTTGGGCCCGTCCTACTACTACAGCGACGACACCGCCCCCATGCTGGTGTTCTCCGCGCTCATCCTGCTCGTGGTCGCCATCTGGCACACCCGCAGGGAGGCCCGCCAGGAGGTGACCGCCCAGCAGACGGTGACCGCGCACGAGCGCTCCCGGCGCACCCGGCTGGAGGAGCGCACCAACATCGCCCGTGAGCTGCACGACGTGGTGGCCCATCACATGTCGGTCGTCGCCATCCAGGCGGAGGCCGCCCCCTACCGGGTGGAGAACCCGCCGCCGGAGCTGGAGCGGGCCTTCGCCACCATCCGGGAGAACGCGGTGGCGGCACTGACCGAGCTGCGCCGGGTCCTGGGCGTCGTCCGCGCCGAGGACTACGAGGCCCCGGACGCCCCGCAGCCCACCCTCGCAGACCTGGACGGACTGCTGGCGAACGTGCGGGACACCGGACTGAGCGTCGAGAAGACGGTGACCGGAGCGGTGCGCGCACTCCCACAGGGCGTGGAGCTGTCGGCGTACCGGATCGTGCAGGAGGCGCTGAGCAACAGCCTGCGGCACGCGCCGGGCGCGAGCGCCCGAGTGGAGATCGCGTATGTCCTCGGCGGGCTGGGCCTGCGCATAGTCAACGGCCCGCCGCCCGCACCGGGCCTGGTGAAACCCTCACCCGGCGCCGGGCACGGCATCACCGGCATGCGGGAGCGGGTCACCATGCTGAACGGCGAGATGACGGCCGGCCCGACGGACGACGGAGGCTACGAGGTGACGGTGTTCCTGCCGGTCGCGGTGACGACTGAGGACGCGTCATGA
- a CDS encoding response regulator produces the protein MTSSSIRVVIADDQQMVRQGFSVLLNTKPDIDVIGQAVDGLDAVAKVAELVPDVVLMDIRMPELGGIEATRRITAAAPHIKVLVLTTFDLDEYVYEALCAGASGFLLKDASADQLAEAVRVVAAGDALLAPVITRRLITEFSRLKDRPRAPLKERVGDLTERETEVLALIAQGLSNAEIAERLVVAEQTVKTHVGRILVKLGLRDRTQAAVFAYESGVVRPSGY, from the coding sequence ATGACGAGCAGCTCGATCCGTGTAGTCATCGCCGACGACCAGCAGATGGTCCGGCAGGGATTCTCCGTGCTGCTCAACACCAAGCCCGACATCGACGTGATCGGCCAGGCGGTCGACGGCCTGGACGCGGTCGCGAAGGTCGCCGAGCTGGTTCCCGACGTCGTCCTGATGGACATCCGCATGCCCGAGCTCGGCGGCATCGAGGCCACCCGCCGCATCACGGCCGCGGCACCGCACATCAAGGTGCTGGTGCTGACGACGTTCGACCTCGACGAGTACGTCTACGAGGCGCTGTGCGCGGGCGCCTCGGGCTTTCTGCTCAAGGACGCCTCCGCCGACCAGCTCGCCGAGGCGGTACGGGTCGTGGCGGCCGGTGACGCGCTGCTCGCGCCCGTCATCACCCGCCGCCTGATCACCGAGTTCTCCCGGCTGAAGGACCGTCCCCGCGCCCCGCTGAAGGAGCGCGTCGGGGACCTGACCGAGCGCGAGACCGAGGTCCTCGCCCTGATCGCGCAGGGCCTGTCGAACGCGGAGATCGCCGAGCGGCTCGTCGTGGCCGAGCAGACGGTGAAGACGCACGTGGGCCGGATCCTGGTGAAGCTGGGGCTGCGCGACCGCACGCAGGCGGCGGTGTTCGCGTACGAGTCGGGCGTCGTGCGGCCCTCGGGGTACTGA